In one Dehalococcoidia bacterium genomic region, the following are encoded:
- a CDS encoding endonuclease domain-containing protein, translated as MHVPNGVRLRMLEVARNLRRSSTPGEQILWQHLRGRRVDGRKFRRQHANGTFVVDFFCSDERLIVEVDGGIHESQRSADQERQQILESLGYRVIRVSDDLVRTDIERVLTSINTNLTPQAPPLRSTERGPRGEVRTRKPPNQG; from the coding sequence ATGCATGTTCCGAATGGCGTGCGCCTGCGCATGCTGGAGGTCGCGCGCAACCTGAGGAGATCGTCGACTCCCGGCGAGCAGATCTTGTGGCAGCATCTGCGTGGACGACGTGTCGATGGTCGAAAGTTTCGTCGCCAGCACGCTAACGGGACGTTCGTCGTTGACTTCTTCTGTTCCGACGAGCGCCTCATCGTCGAAGTAGACGGTGGGATCCACGAGTCCCAGAGGAGCGCCGATCAAGAACGCCAGCAGATCCTCGAGTCCCTCGGATACCGCGTGATTCGCGTCTCTGACGATCTAGTGCGCACCGACATCGAACGCGTACTCACCAGCATCAATACCAACCTCACACCCCAAGCTCCCCCTCTCCGTTCGACGGAGAGGGGGCCGCGGGGTGAGGTTCGCACGCGCAAGCCGCCGAATCAAGGATGA
- a CDS encoding GNAT family N-acetyltransferase, translating to MALRIRSARPGDLPQIYDVLNAAFDTPIELFMAQTERDSTCRWRHARVAEVDGRIVAHVRVFARTMLVRGAPVRAGGIGSVATLPQHEGSGYATVLLYDAIQEMHRLGMVVAYLFTDRVSFYERVGFRVVEQPGFRVRPQEAAATPVDGIYAIRPVEPDDVASLLRIYRTATVGTSGAIVRTESIWRDAQTWLGEDHAGCVVAERAGRPVAYLRARSRPDDYQILEGEHMPGHDPAIAPLLATAGRRAKALRAPLVASVPGDHALATALRSLPSTTWSTGIDHVAHPMMMRVVSLDRLLDALLPQIRDRARTHRGEPFSLTLHAPDGEQATLAVSGASVSIRRRNGAYALDEAGTLAALLGQRRATKLVRPRPPADAARRIDSLFRQAPLHFWNSDRI from the coding sequence ATGGCGCTTCGTATCCGCTCCGCTCGCCCCGGCGACCTCCCCCAGATCTACGACGTGCTCAACGCGGCGTTCGATACGCCGATTGAGCTGTTCATGGCGCAGACCGAACGCGATTCGACGTGCCGCTGGCGCCATGCGCGCGTCGCCGAGGTCGATGGGCGGATCGTCGCACATGTGCGCGTCTTTGCGCGGACGATGCTCGTGCGCGGCGCACCCGTGCGCGCCGGGGGCATCGGTTCCGTCGCCACGCTGCCACAGCACGAGGGCAGCGGCTACGCGACCGTCCTGCTGTACGACGCAATACAGGAGATGCACCGGCTGGGCATGGTGGTCGCGTACCTGTTCACGGACCGCGTGAGCTTCTACGAGCGCGTCGGATTTCGCGTGGTCGAGCAGCCTGGTTTCCGTGTCCGCCCTCAGGAAGCCGCGGCCACACCGGTAGATGGCATCTACGCCATCCGGCCGGTCGAACCCGACGACGTAGCGTCGCTGCTGCGCATCTATCGCACGGCGACCGTCGGAACGTCGGGGGCGATCGTCCGCACCGAATCGATCTGGCGTGATGCGCAAACGTGGCTCGGAGAGGATCACGCTGGATGCGTCGTTGCCGAGCGGGCGGGTCGCCCCGTCGCATACCTTCGCGCTCGATCGCGTCCCGACGACTATCAGATCCTCGAAGGTGAGCACATGCCCGGGCACGACCCGGCGATCGCGCCGTTGCTCGCGACGGCCGGACGGCGAGCGAAGGCGCTCCGCGCACCGCTGGTGGCCTCGGTGCCGGGGGACCACGCGCTCGCGACGGCGCTGCGCTCGTTGCCATCGACCACCTGGTCGACGGGCATCGACCACGTCGCGCATCCGATGATGATGCGCGTCGTCTCGCTCGATCGCCTGCTCGACGCGCTGCTGCCGCAGATCCGTGACCGTGCGCGGACACATCGCGGGGAGCCGTTTTCGCTCACGCTGCACGCACCGGACGGCGAACAGGCGACGCTCGCCGTGAGCGGCGCGAGCGTTTCTATCCGCCGCCGCAACGGCGCGTACGCGCTCGATGAAGCTGGCACGCTCGCCGCGCTGCTCGGCCAGCGGCGAGCGACGAAGCTGGTGCGTCCGCGCCCGCCCGCCGACGCCGCCCGTCGCATCGACTCGCTATTCCGACAGGCGCCCCTGCACTTCTGGAACAGCGACCGCATCTGA